A genome region from Christensenella minuta includes the following:
- a CDS encoding acyl carrier protein, translating into MIYEKIAEIISDKMDIDADEITMDSTFESLKIDSLDMVEIVMDIEEEFDVSVEDAENLKSVADLVKYIEDNK; encoded by the coding sequence ATGATCTACGAAAAGATTGCCGAAATTATCAGCGACAAAATGGACATTGACGCAGACGAAATCACAATGGATTCCACGTTCGAGAGCCTTAAAATAGACTCGCTCGATATGGTCGAAATCGTGATGGATATCGAAGAAGAGTTCGACGTTTCCGTTGAGGATGCAGAGAACCTGAAAAGCGTCGCAGACCTTGTCAAATATATTGAGGACAACAAATAA